One Herbiconiux sp. A18JL235 genomic window carries:
- a CDS encoding ParA family protein: protein MTNTLNRGALDRVIAVINGKGGVLKTTLCANIGGMLAHSGYRVLLVDLDPQGNLAEDLGYTDSESDDQGRALAQALMFGGGVAPISEIRSNLDVFAGGMQLDQATAGLAARANKDPDGAKLALAHILEPLAANYDMIILDCPPGDETLQTAAVAAARWALVPVKTDASSRKGLKAVAARLDGVLAINPSLDLLGVVLVDTGTSSHVIKREAREQIAALFNSDRDVVFDATVRHSEATAQATRERGLLVYELDEHVRKGPKWYEVRRGDANAETLSPRTAASVADDLFAITQEVVARITTAEQQEVENA from the coding sequence TGACTAACACGCTCAACCGCGGCGCCCTTGATCGCGTGATCGCAGTGATCAATGGGAAAGGGGGAGTCCTCAAGACCACTCTCTGCGCCAACATAGGCGGCATGCTCGCGCACAGCGGCTATCGGGTCCTGCTGGTCGACCTCGACCCCCAAGGCAACCTCGCTGAAGATCTCGGTTACACCGACTCTGAGAGTGATGATCAAGGTAGAGCTCTAGCCCAAGCCCTCATGTTTGGCGGGGGAGTGGCACCGATCTCAGAAATCCGATCCAATCTGGACGTCTTTGCCGGCGGAATGCAGCTCGACCAGGCCACGGCGGGACTCGCAGCGCGCGCGAACAAAGACCCCGACGGCGCCAAACTCGCCCTTGCCCACATACTTGAACCCCTTGCCGCGAACTACGACATGATCATTCTCGACTGCCCACCCGGCGACGAGACTCTTCAGACCGCCGCAGTGGCCGCAGCACGCTGGGCGCTCGTGCCCGTCAAAACCGATGCATCCAGCCGTAAAGGTCTCAAGGCGGTAGCAGCGCGCCTCGACGGCGTGCTCGCCATAAACCCGAGCCTTGATCTCCTCGGCGTCGTTCTCGTGGACACCGGTACAAGCTCTCACGTCATCAAACGAGAAGCCCGCGAACAAATTGCCGCACTGTTCAACTCTGACCGAGACGTCGTCTTCGACGCCACGGTAAGGCACTCCGAAGCAACCGCCCAGGCCACCCGCGAACGAGGACTGCTCGTATACGAGCTCGACGAACACGTTCGTAAAGGACCCAAATGGTATGAAGTGCGTCGGGGCGATGCCAACGCCGAAACCCTGTCACCTCGTACGGCGGCATCCGTCGCGGATGATCTGTTCGCAATCACTCAAGAAGTCGTTGCTCGCATTACGACGGCGGAGCAGCAAGAGGTGGAGAACGCATGA